In a single window of the Dinghuibacter silviterrae genome:
- a CDS encoding SRPBCC family protein — translation MSNNNFKSSISAEVTAVEAIGKISNIPEWWGVTVTGHTEKQNDTFVVKMTADSFFNFTVAELIPGSRLVWLVTDCYMPWYSDKTEWTNTRLIFDLHEQNGVTALTFTHEGLTPDVECYKDCEPGWTHWIQTSLFSYLTNGKGVFREPTK, via the coding sequence ATGAGCAACAACAATTTCAAAAGCAGTATCTCGGCAGAAGTCACTGCTGTAGAGGCGATCGGGAAGATCAGCAACATCCCGGAATGGTGGGGCGTCACCGTTACCGGGCACACCGAAAAACAAAACGATACGTTTGTCGTCAAGATGACCGCGGACTCCTTTTTCAACTTTACCGTAGCCGAATTAATCCCCGGCTCAAGACTGGTTTGGCTGGTCACCGATTGCTATATGCCCTGGTATTCGGACAAAACCGAATGGACAAACACCCGGCTGATTTTTGACCTCCATGAACAAAACGGCGTAACCGCACTGACCTTCACCCACGAGGGCCTTACGCCCGACGTGGAATGCTACAAGGACTGTGAACCGGGCTGGACACACTGGATCCAAACCAGCCTATTTTCCTACCTGACGAACGGGAAAGGCGTTTTCAGGGAGCCCACCAAGTGA
- a CDS encoding helix-turn-helix domain-containing protein, whose product MTAFRFIPVTPHPLLSPYIAKMYVFESSGRLPALDKKLIVPNANFKLTLTYRNGIVANIEGKPFIQGEHELSLTGLIDTPVMLDPQEDKQTGTIIIEFNPLGAYRLFHLSYIEVKNQIVSMGDLISNSAKELQSKLADASVLNLKLAVLQDFLIKRLEKAAPDSIYDYCIQRISDSKGLMTVAALEKDTGYSARWLNKKFSEHLGTGPKNLSEIVRFKQFYEAYAAGLPWQRLKDHIYQYYYDQSHFLRAFKRFTGFTPTDLQYGLNELATKHYRS is encoded by the coding sequence ATGACGGCGTTCCGATTCATACCGGTCACACCCCATCCGCTTTTAAGCCCCTACATTGCGAAAATGTATGTGTTTGAAAGCAGCGGCCGTCTTCCTGCCCTGGATAAAAAACTGATCGTTCCAAACGCCAACTTCAAATTAACGCTCACCTACCGCAACGGGATCGTGGCCAATATAGAGGGAAAGCCCTTTATCCAGGGTGAACATGAACTAAGTCTGACCGGCCTGATCGATACACCCGTGATGCTTGACCCGCAAGAGGATAAACAGACGGGCACGATCATCATCGAATTCAACCCGCTCGGTGCCTATCGTTTATTCCATCTGTCGTACATCGAGGTCAAAAATCAAATTGTTTCGATGGGCGACCTGATCAGCAACAGCGCAAAAGAACTGCAGTCAAAACTTGCAGACGCAAGCGTGTTGAACCTGAAATTGGCCGTTCTTCAGGATTTTTTGATCAAGCGGTTGGAAAAAGCCGCCCCGGACTCCATCTACGATTATTGTATCCAACGCATTTCCGATTCCAAAGGGCTGATGACCGTGGCAGCGCTTGAAAAAGATACCGGCTATAGCGCACGATGGCTCAATAAAAAATTTTCGGAGCATTTGGGAACAGGGCCCAAAAACCTGTCCGAAATCGTCCGGTTCAAACAGTTTTACGAGGCGTATGCCGCCGGTCTCCCATGGCAACGCTTAAAAGACCATATCTACCAATACTACTACGACCAATCCCATTTCCTCCGCGCCTTTAAAAGGTTTACAGGCTTCACCCCCACCGACCTTCAATACGGCCTGAACGAACTGGCCACCAAACATTACAGGAGCTGA
- a CDS encoding HAD family hydrolase, with translation MTTAFLFDLNGTMIDDMEYHVKAWTGILNEDLHAGLEDAYIRGQMYGKNEELFHRVFGPDRFTAEEIEHWSMEKEKRYQQAFRPHLRLIAGLQHFLDEAKQLGIALGIGTAAIPFNLDFVLDNLAIRSYFGALVTANDVAVSKPDPEVYLACARALQVPPERCLVFEDAPKGVEAALNAGMKAVVILSSLHGESEFVGYPNVVRMIHDYTEISPENLTCLL, from the coding sequence ATGACTACCGCATTTCTTTTCGACTTGAACGGTACCATGATCGATGACATGGAGTACCACGTAAAGGCCTGGACCGGTATCCTGAACGAAGATCTCCACGCGGGCCTGGAAGACGCCTACATCCGCGGCCAGATGTATGGCAAAAATGAAGAACTTTTCCACCGGGTATTCGGCCCCGACCGCTTTACGGCGGAGGAGATCGAACACTGGTCTATGGAAAAGGAAAAAAGATACCAGCAGGCCTTCCGCCCCCATCTTCGCCTGATCGCGGGCTTGCAACACTTTCTGGACGAAGCGAAGCAACTGGGGATCGCCCTGGGGATCGGCACCGCGGCCATTCCCTTCAACCTGGATTTTGTACTGGATAATTTGGCGATCCGTTCCTATTTCGGCGCCCTCGTTACCGCCAACGACGTGGCGGTCAGCAAGCCGGACCCGGAGGTCTACCTGGCTTGCGCCCGGGCCCTACAAGTTCCGCCGGAACGCTGTCTTGTTTTCGAGGACGCACCCAAGGGCGTGGAAGCGGCTTTGAATGCGGGGATGAAAGCGGTGGTGATCCTATCCTCCCTACACGGTGAATCCGAGTTCGTCGGGTATCCGAATGTCGTCCGTATGATCCATGATTATACGGAAATCAGTCCCGAAAACCTGACCTGTCTTTTATAA
- the araA gene encoding L-arabinose isomerase — MKDLKTLEAWFVTGSQHLYGEETLRQVAEHSRIIAGALNDAPQIPVRIVFKPVVKTPEEIYHLLQEANTQANCVGIIAWMHTFSPAKMWIGGLKVLQKPLLHLHTQFNRDIPWGEIDMDFMNLNQSAHGDREFGFIMSRMRLNRKVVTGHWQDPQVHERLDAWLRAACGWHDWQGARFVRFGDNMRQVAVTEGDKVEAELKFGYSVNTHGVGDLVAEVNAVKESLVDDLCAEYDKVYTLAPALKKGGAQHASLRDAARIEAGLRAFLEKGKFKGFTDTFEDLHGLVQLPGIASQRLMAEGYGFGGEGDWKTAALVRAMKVMASGLKGGNSFMEDYTYHFDPNNAMVLGSHMLEICPSIADNKPSCEIHPLGIGGKADPVRLVFNSAAGPALNASIIDMGNRFRLLVNEVVAVNPIHSLPKLPVARVLWKPYPDMATACSAWILAGGAHHTCYSQNLTAEHLEDFSEMAGIELVLIGKDTKLHSFKNELRWSEVYYKVGQL, encoded by the coding sequence ATGAAAGATCTAAAAACGCTTGAAGCCTGGTTCGTCACCGGTAGCCAGCACCTTTACGGAGAAGAAACCCTGCGCCAGGTGGCGGAACACAGCCGCATCATTGCCGGCGCGCTGAACGATGCCCCCCAGATCCCTGTAAGGATCGTGTTCAAACCCGTCGTCAAGACACCCGAAGAAATCTACCACCTCCTCCAGGAAGCCAATACCCAGGCAAACTGCGTAGGCATCATCGCCTGGATGCATACTTTCTCCCCGGCCAAAATGTGGATCGGCGGCCTGAAGGTCCTCCAAAAGCCCCTGCTCCACCTCCATACCCAGTTTAACCGGGACATCCCCTGGGGCGAGATCGACATGGACTTTATGAACCTCAACCAAAGCGCCCACGGCGACCGCGAATTCGGGTTCATCATGAGCCGGATGCGCCTCAACCGCAAGGTGGTGACCGGCCACTGGCAGGATCCCCAGGTCCACGAAAGGCTCGACGCCTGGCTCCGCGCCGCCTGCGGCTGGCACGACTGGCAGGGCGCGCGTTTCGTCCGTTTTGGCGACAACATGCGCCAGGTAGCCGTCACCGAAGGCGACAAGGTGGAAGCCGAATTGAAGTTTGGATATTCCGTCAATACCCACGGCGTCGGCGACCTCGTAGCAGAGGTCAACGCCGTCAAGGAATCCCTGGTGGACGACCTTTGCGCCGAATACGACAAGGTCTATACCCTCGCCCCCGCGCTGAAAAAGGGCGGCGCCCAGCACGCCTCGCTGCGGGATGCGGCACGTATTGAAGCCGGTCTGAGGGCTTTCCTTGAAAAAGGGAAGTTCAAGGGTTTTACCGATACCTTTGAAGACCTCCACGGTCTCGTACAACTGCCTGGTATCGCCAGCCAGCGCCTGATGGCCGAAGGATATGGTTTCGGGGGCGAAGGCGACTGGAAAACGGCCGCCCTTGTCCGGGCGATGAAGGTCATGGCCAGCGGTCTGAAAGGGGGCAACTCCTTTATGGAGGACTATACCTATCATTTCGACCCCAACAACGCCATGGTCCTGGGGTCACATATGCTGGAGATCTGTCCTTCGATCGCGGACAACAAGCCCTCCTGTGAGATCCACCCCCTCGGCATCGGCGGCAAGGCCGATCCCGTTCGCCTGGTGTTTAATTCCGCCGCGGGTCCTGCCCTGAATGCCTCGATCATCGACATGGGCAACCGCTTCCGCCTCCTGGTCAATGAAGTGGTGGCCGTCAACCCCATTCATAGCCTGCCCAAACTGCCCGTGGCACGCGTGCTTTGGAAGCCCTACCCCGACATGGCCACGGCCTGCTCTGCCTGGATCCTGGCCGGTGGCGCGCACCATACCTGTTACAGCCAAAACCTCACGGCCGAGCACCTCGAAGACTTCTCCGAAATGGCGGGGATCGAGCTGGTGCTGATTGGAAAAGACACGAAGCTACACTCGTTCAAGAACGAGCTTCGCTGGAGCGAAGTATATTATAAAGTGGGCCAGCTATAA
- a CDS encoding L-ribulose-5-phosphate 4-epimerase encodes MSYQTIREAAYEANMQLPRLGLVLFTFGNVSAADRDAGVFAIKPSGVPYELLSPSKMVIVDFDGHTVEGDLRPSSDTLTHAVLYKHWPKIGAIVHTHSTYATAWAQSQRDIPIYGTTHADHNTVNIPCAPPMDDRMIQGDYEYQTGFQIMQCLEQKGLSYEEVEMILVGNHAPFTWGKNADKAVYNSAVLESIAQMAYLTEQIRKDVPVLKDSLIKKHFERKHGPGSYYGQ; translated from the coding sequence ATGTCCTATCAAACGATACGAGAAGCGGCCTACGAGGCCAATATGCAACTGCCTCGCCTGGGGTTGGTGCTCTTCACTTTCGGCAACGTCAGCGCGGCCGACCGGGACGCCGGCGTTTTTGCCATCAAACCCAGCGGGGTTCCTTACGAGCTGCTGTCCCCCTCCAAAATGGTGATCGTCGACTTCGACGGGCATACCGTCGAGGGAGACCTGCGGCCCTCCTCCGATACGCTGACCCACGCCGTGTTGTATAAACACTGGCCGAAGATCGGGGCCATCGTTCATACCCACTCCACTTACGCGACCGCGTGGGCGCAGTCTCAGCGGGACATTCCCATTTATGGGACCACCCACGCCGATCACAACACCGTCAATATCCCTTGCGCGCCGCCCATGGACGACCGCATGATCCAGGGGGATTACGAATACCAGACCGGGTTCCAGATCATGCAATGCCTGGAGCAAAAAGGGCTCAGCTACGAGGAAGTGGAAATGATCCTCGTCGGTAACCACGCCCCTTTTACCTGGGGCAAAAACGCCGACAAGGCCGTCTACAACAGCGCCGTGCTTGAAAGCATCGCCCAGATGGCTTACCTCACCGAACAGATCCGTAAGGACGTCCCCGTTCTGAAGGACTCGCTCATCAAAAAACATTTTGAAAGAAAGCACGGCCCGGGCTCATACTACGGGCAATGA
- a CDS encoding ribulokinase — MGKENYVIGMDFGTDSVRSIIVNAANGKELAASVFYYPRWKAGRFCDPSESRYRQHPLDYIEGIEYTVKDCLNLAGPEVAAAVRSISVDTTGSTPIAVDKTGTPLGLLPGFEENPNALFVLWKDHTSTREAAEINAHATRYPVNYLQYVGGIYSSEWFWAKLLHILRVDESIRTACYSWVEHCDWVPFLLTGGTDVHRMKRGVCSAGHKALWAAEFGGLPPDSFFTELDPLLGGYTTRLFKDTYTADQAAGTISAAWAKRLGLPADVLVGVGAFDAHMGAVGGQIEPYYLSKVMGTSTCDMLVAPKADLEGTLVKGICGQVDGSVIPGMIGLEAGQSAFGDVYAWWRDVLMWPLRYVLPKTNLIAGGEINALQEEVSARLIAALTDAAAALPLSENDPLALDWLNGRRTPDANQEVKAALVGLDLSSDAPRLFKAWVEATCFGAKAIVDRFREEGVPVRGLIGLGGVARKSPYIMQVMADVMDMPIRIHRSEQTCALGAAMFAATVAGIYPKVEDAMAAMGPGFDKEFKPDARRVPVYAKRYRRYQSLGATTL; from the coding sequence ATGGGAAAGGAAAACTACGTCATTGGAATGGATTTCGGCACGGATTCGGTCCGGTCCATCATCGTCAACGCCGCCAACGGTAAAGAGCTCGCCGCTTCTGTCTTTTACTACCCTCGCTGGAAGGCGGGGCGTTTTTGCGACCCCTCCGAAAGCCGTTACCGGCAGCATCCGCTGGATTATATCGAAGGCATCGAGTATACGGTCAAGGATTGTCTGAACCTGGCCGGCCCCGAGGTAGCCGCCGCCGTCAGGTCCATTTCGGTGGATACCACCGGATCGACGCCCATCGCGGTGGACAAGACCGGTACCCCGCTCGGGTTGCTGCCTGGTTTTGAAGAAAATCCGAACGCGTTGTTTGTGCTTTGGAAGGACCATACCTCCACGCGGGAAGCGGCGGAAATCAACGCCCATGCCACCCGCTACCCGGTCAACTACCTGCAATACGTGGGCGGTATTTATTCCTCCGAATGGTTTTGGGCAAAGCTCCTCCACATCCTTCGGGTGGACGAATCCATCCGTACGGCCTGTTACTCCTGGGTGGAGCACTGCGACTGGGTGCCCTTTTTGCTGACCGGTGGCACCGACGTCCACCGGATGAAGCGGGGCGTTTGCTCGGCGGGGCACAAGGCGCTTTGGGCCGCGGAATTCGGTGGTTTGCCGCCCGACAGCTTCTTTACGGAACTCGATCCTTTGCTGGGCGGTTATACGACCCGGTTGTTCAAAGATACGTATACGGCAGACCAGGCGGCCGGAACCATTAGTGCTGCCTGGGCTAAGCGCCTGGGGCTGCCCGCAGATGTCCTGGTGGGGGTCGGTGCATTCGACGCCCACATGGGCGCGGTGGGTGGCCAGATCGAACCTTATTACCTGAGCAAGGTGATGGGGACCTCTACCTGCGACATGCTCGTCGCCCCCAAGGCCGACCTGGAAGGGACGCTGGTCAAAGGAATCTGCGGACAGGTCGACGGGTCGGTCATCCCCGGGATGATCGGGCTCGAAGCCGGGCAGTCCGCTTTCGGGGACGTCTACGCCTGGTGGAGGGACGTCCTTATGTGGCCGCTCCGCTACGTGTTGCCCAAAACCAACCTGATCGCCGGTGGAGAGATCAATGCCCTTCAGGAGGAAGTCAGCGCCCGGCTTATTGCCGCCCTGACCGATGCCGCCGCCGCGCTGCCCTTGTCCGAAAACGATCCCCTGGCCCTCGATTGGCTCAACGGCAGAAGGACACCGGACGCCAACCAGGAAGTCAAGGCCGCCCTGGTTGGGCTCGACCTGTCCAGCGACGCTCCCCGGTTGTTCAAGGCCTGGGTGGAAGCCACCTGTTTCGGCGCCAAAGCGATCGTAGACCGTTTCCGGGAAGAAGGCGTACCCGTCAGGGGCCTGATCGGCCTTGGCGGGGTCGCACGGAAGTCCCCCTATATCATGCAGGTCATGGCGGACGTGATGGATATGCCTATCCGTATCCATCGCTCGGAACAAACCTGTGCCCTTGGTGCCGCCATGTTCGCCGCCACGGTCGCGGGTATTTATCCAAAGGTGGAAGACGCCATGGCGGCCATGGGCCCCGGATTCGATAAAGAATTTAAGCCGGATGCCCGGCGCGTGCCCGTGTATGCAAAACGCTACCGGCGCTACCAGTCGCTGGGCGCGACCACACTTTAA
- a CDS encoding NUDIX hydrolase has translation MTRYTKQARLLLAVDCIIFGFDGKELKLLLIKRGMEPEKGKWSLMGGFVQHEEDSESAAARILKQLTGLEGVYLEQLHLFSDPDRDPAERTVSAAYFALINIHDYENQLNEDYRAEWFPIHEIPRLIFDHSEMVQMAKAKLQYKAAFHPILFELLPGKFTIPELQTLYEAIYDTTLDKRNFSRKVLSTGLLIKQKDKDKENSKKGAFYFKLDKKRYTAKFHAFLNFIPNPDNLK, from the coding sequence ATGACCAGATATACCAAACAAGCGAGATTGTTATTGGCAGTGGATTGTATCATATTTGGCTTTGACGGCAAAGAACTGAAATTATTGCTCATCAAGCGGGGAATGGAGCCTGAAAAAGGAAAATGGAGCTTGATGGGCGGTTTCGTACAGCACGAAGAAGACTCCGAATCCGCGGCAGCGCGCATTTTGAAGCAACTAACCGGTTTGGAAGGGGTGTACCTGGAACAGCTCCATTTATTCAGCGACCCCGACCGGGACCCCGCGGAGCGGACGGTATCCGCGGCCTATTTCGCCCTGATCAACATTCATGATTATGAGAACCAACTGAACGAGGACTACCGGGCGGAATGGTTCCCCATCCATGAAATACCCCGTCTTATTTTCGACCACTCCGAAATGGTCCAGATGGCCAAGGCAAAACTCCAATACAAGGCTGCCTTCCACCCTATCCTCTTCGAGCTCCTGCCCGGTAAATTTACCATCCCCGAGCTACAGACCTTGTACGAGGCCATTTACGACACCACCCTGGACAAGCGCAATTTCAGCCGGAAAGTTCTCTCTACAGGATTGTTAATCAAGCAGAAAGACAAGGACAAGGAGAATTCGAAAAAGGGCGCCTTTTATTTCAAGCTGGATAAAAAGAGGTACACGGCGAAGTTCCACGCGTTTCTGAATTTTATTCCGAACCCGGATAACCTGAAGTAG